In one window of uncultured Acetobacteroides sp. DNA:
- a CDS encoding pseudouridine synthase — MENEFYEESPEKSTRRSFDNESGESFQEKQNEKPKRTISDPNRGVFERKVDFNPNRERNFDRDDRGGDRSGFNRERNFNRDDRGGDRGGFNRERSFNRDDRGGDRGGFNRERNFNRDDRGGDRGGFNRERSFNRDDRGGDRGGFNRERSFNRDDRDGDRGGFNRERSFNRDDRDGDRGGFNRERSFNRDDRGGDRGGFNRERSFNRDDRGGDRGGFNRERSFNRDDRGGDRGGFYSPFEKKKSYGGDFNDRNDNSNRTLRPRKSRGEEFDRPKIGAGLGPKYVEEPIDPEAEIRLNKYIANSGVCSRREADNHITAGEITVNGEVVTTLGTKIKMGDEVQFNGTIIKGEKKVYLILNKPKGYVTSVDDPHAEKTVMELIKGACNERIYPVGRLDKSTTGVLLLTNDGELTKTLTHPTYNKKKIYHVFLDKRISEEDMERIATGVDLDDGVAYADAISYVDGSDKSQVGVEIHSGKNRIIRRLFDTIGYKVIKLDRVYFAGLTKKGLPKGRWRFLTQREVGMLKMGSYE; from the coding sequence ATGGAAAATGAATTTTACGAAGAAAGCCCCGAGAAGTCTACGCGCAGAAGCTTCGACAACGAATCGGGCGAGTCTTTCCAAGAAAAACAAAATGAGAAACCTAAAAGAACCATTTCCGATCCAAACAGAGGAGTATTTGAAAGGAAGGTAGATTTCAACCCAAACAGAGAAAGAAACTTTGACCGCGACGACCGTGGTGGAGATCGTAGTGGTTTCAACCGCGAGCGCAACTTCAACCGTGATGACCGTGGTGGAGATCGTGGTGGATTCAACCGTGAGCGCAGCTTCAACCGCGATGACCGTGGTGGAGATCGTGGTGGTTTCAACCGCGAGCGCAACTTCAACCGCGACGACCGTGGTGGAGATCGTGGTGGTTTCAACCGTGAGCGCAGCTTCAACCGCGATGACCGTGGTGGAGATCGTGGTGGTTTCAACCGTGAGCGCAGCTTCAACCGCGACGACCGTGATGGAGATCGTGGTGGTTTCAACCGTGAGCGCAGTTTCAACCGCGACGACCGTGATGGAGATCGTGGTGGTTTCAACCGTGAGCGCAGCTTCAACCGCGACGACCGTGGTGGAGATCGCGGTGGGTTTAACCGCGAGCGCAGCTTCAACCGCGATGACCGTGGTGGAGATCGCGGAGGTTTTAACCGTGAGCGCAGCTTCAACCGCGACGACCGTGGTGGAGATCGTGGTGGTTTCTACTCCCCATTTGAGAAGAAAAAAAGCTACGGCGGAGATTTCAACGATCGAAATGATAACAGCAATCGCACCCTTCGTCCACGTAAAAGCCGTGGGGAAGAGTTTGATCGTCCAAAAATTGGTGCTGGATTAGGTCCAAAATACGTAGAGGAGCCTATTGATCCAGAAGCAGAAATCCGCTTGAACAAGTATATCGCCAACTCTGGTGTTTGCTCACGTCGTGAAGCCGACAACCACATCACAGCAGGTGAAATTACAGTTAATGGAGAAGTAGTAACAACCCTTGGTACCAAGATTAAGATGGGTGATGAGGTTCAATTTAACGGAACCATCATCAAAGGAGAAAAGAAGGTTTACCTCATTCTCAACAAGCCTAAAGGATATGTTACCTCTGTAGATGATCCCCACGCCGAAAAAACGGTAATGGAGCTTATTAAAGGAGCCTGCAACGAGCGCATTTACCCTGTTGGTCGCCTAGACAAATCGACTACAGGCGTTCTTCTCCTCACCAACGATGGAGAACTTACCAAAACGCTTACTCACCCTACCTATAACAAGAAAAAAATCTACCACGTGTTCCTCGATAAGAGAATAAGCGAGGAAGATATGGAGCGTATTGCTACTGGAGTAGACTTAGACGATGGTGTAGCTTATGCTGATGCCATTAGCTACGTTGACGGCAGCGACAAATCGCAGGTAGGCGTTGAAATTCACTCTGGCAAAAACAGAATTATCCGCCGCTTATTCGACACCATCGGATATAAGGTAATAAAGTTGGATAGAGTTTACTTCGCAGGATTAACCAAGAAGGGACTTCCTAAAGGAAGATGGCGTTTCCTAACTCAACGCGAGGTTGGAATGCTCAAGATGGGATCTTACGAATAG
- a CDS encoding DUF6051 family protein: MGYTSALDSFKKIDILVNGNVDFANADLKIRTLSFHSGKIERFQLPNHPDVLLNANKEEDVLSDSDDINGNFTYPIFLPNGEKKYDKVIVLLHGLNERSWMKYMPWADELARSTNSAVILFPISYHINRAPKEWADPRAMLSVLNDCNQRYGKADSSSFVNIALSRRLLSDPLRFFTSGYQSAIDLVSLLEQIQMGSIPYVKGDAQVDFFAYSIGAFLSQILFIANPNDIVSNSRLFMFCGGAFFNDMNGVSKMIMDEASFSKIFSYYNDEFEKESARQTRLGVFIADNRFAMAFRSMLNMDRLKDFRCDMFSKFKGQVYAISLLKDKVIPPTGVSSFFRSIGSKNIEMVDFAFPHSHEQPFPIIGKPTIGDAVDGGFKHVFRRAASFLG, translated from the coding sequence ATGGGGTACACGAGTGCTTTAGATAGTTTCAAGAAAATTGACATCCTAGTCAACGGAAACGTTGATTTTGCTAATGCCGATCTTAAAATTCGCACCCTAAGCTTCCATTCCGGCAAGATCGAGCGGTTTCAGCTGCCAAACCATCCCGATGTTTTGCTAAACGCTAACAAGGAGGAGGACGTTTTGTCCGATTCCGATGATATAAACGGCAACTTCACCTACCCCATTTTTTTGCCCAACGGCGAAAAAAAGTACGATAAGGTAATCGTGCTGCTGCATGGGCTAAACGAGCGCAGCTGGATGAAGTACATGCCCTGGGCGGATGAGCTTGCAAGGTCTACCAATAGCGCGGTTATTTTATTTCCAATATCGTACCATATAAATAGGGCTCCCAAGGAATGGGCAGACCCTCGGGCGATGCTTTCGGTGCTCAACGACTGCAACCAGAGGTATGGCAAAGCCGATAGTTCCTCGTTTGTTAACATCGCGCTTAGCCGGAGGTTGCTGTCCGACCCATTGAGGTTTTTTACATCGGGCTATCAGAGCGCAATCGATCTCGTTAGCCTGCTAGAACAAATTCAAATGGGGAGCATTCCGTACGTTAAGGGTGATGCCCAAGTTGACTTTTTTGCTTACTCAATTGGGGCATTTCTTTCCCAGATACTTTTTATTGCCAACCCAAACGACATTGTCTCGAATTCAAGACTTTTCATGTTCTGCGGCGGTGCCTTTTTTAACGACATGAATGGCGTTTCTAAGATGATAATGGACGAGGCATCCTTTAGTAAAATTTTCAGCTACTACAATGATGAGTTTGAAAAAGAATCTGCTCGTCAGACACGGCTGGGGGTGTTTATAGCGGATAACCGATTTGCTATGGCTTTTCGCTCAATGCTCAACATGGATAGGCTAAAAGATTTTCGATGCGATATGTTTTCGAAATTTAAAGGACAGGTGTATGCCATCTCGCTTTTAAAAGATAAGGTGATCCCACCTACGGGAGTGTCATCCTTCTTTAGAAGCATTGGCAGTAAAAATATTGAGATGGTGGATTTTGCTTTTCCCCACTCGCACGAGCAACCGTTTCCAATTATTGGGAAGCCTACTATAGGCGATGCTGTTGATGGAGGCTTTAAGCATGTCTTCCGGCGAGCAGCCAGCTTTTTAGGCTAG
- the glmM gene encoding phosphoglucosamine mutase: MALIKSISGIRGTIGGKPGSGLSPIDVVKFTTAYAQWLKESTKKDVLKVVVGRDARISGPMVSNLVVGTLMGCGVNVVDADLATTPTVEVAVTMEEADGGIILTASHNPKQWNALKLLNSKGEFLSDADGKRILSIAESDSFFFAEVDDLGKVVKQASFSQKHIDSVLALKAVDIDAVKKAKLRVVVDAVNSVGGVVIPELLERMGVEVVKLYCEPNGQFPHNPEPLPEHLVDIAQLVVKEKADLGIVVDPDVDRLAFVCEDGSMFGEEYTLVAVADYLLSITKGNVVSNLSSSRALKDIAIKHGVEYAASAVGEVNVVAKMKEVGAVIGGEGNGGVIYPESHYGRDALVGVAIFLTHLAKSGKTCLELRKTYPSYHISKNKIELTPAIDVDDVLLKMKAKYADCQINDIDGVRIDIDNRWVHLRKSNTEPIIRIYSEAPTVAEADAFAGQIIGDIRSICNL, from the coding sequence ATGGCATTAATAAAGTCTATTTCAGGAATAAGAGGTACAATAGGAGGAAAGCCTGGTAGTGGTTTAAGCCCTATTGATGTAGTGAAGTTTACTACTGCGTATGCCCAATGGTTAAAAGAATCAACAAAGAAGGATGTCCTTAAGGTTGTTGTCGGTCGCGATGCACGTATTTCGGGACCAATGGTTAGCAATTTGGTAGTTGGTACTTTAATGGGTTGTGGCGTAAATGTGGTTGATGCTGACTTAGCAACTACGCCAACGGTAGAGGTTGCCGTTACTATGGAAGAGGCTGACGGTGGAATTATTCTTACAGCAAGCCACAATCCTAAGCAGTGGAATGCATTGAAGTTGCTTAATAGTAAGGGAGAATTCCTTTCAGATGCCGATGGTAAACGTATTCTGTCCATTGCGGAGAGCGATTCTTTCTTCTTTGCAGAGGTAGACGACTTGGGAAAAGTAGTAAAACAAGCCTCTTTTAGCCAAAAGCATATAGACTCTGTTCTTGCTCTTAAAGCAGTTGATATTGATGCCGTGAAAAAAGCAAAGTTAAGAGTGGTAGTTGATGCTGTTAACTCTGTAGGTGGTGTCGTTATCCCAGAATTGCTCGAGAGAATGGGAGTTGAAGTGGTAAAGTTATACTGCGAGCCTAATGGACAGTTTCCTCATAACCCCGAACCACTTCCTGAACACTTAGTGGACATTGCCCAACTAGTTGTTAAAGAAAAGGCTGATTTAGGAATTGTTGTTGACCCCGATGTTGATCGTCTTGCTTTTGTTTGTGAAGATGGATCTATGTTTGGAGAGGAGTACACCCTTGTTGCTGTTGCCGATTATCTACTTTCAATTACCAAGGGTAATGTTGTATCTAACCTTTCGTCGTCGAGAGCGCTTAAGGATATTGCCATTAAGCATGGTGTAGAATATGCAGCATCGGCAGTTGGTGAGGTAAACGTTGTGGCAAAGATGAAAGAGGTTGGTGCTGTTATCGGTGGAGAAGGTAATGGAGGGGTTATTTATCCTGAAAGTCATTACGGTCGCGATGCTCTTGTAGGTGTTGCTATTTTCCTTACACACCTGGCAAAGAGTGGCAAAACTTGTTTGGAACTTCGTAAGACATATCCATCTTACCACATATCAAAAAATAAGATAGAGCTTACACCTGCAATAGATGTTGATGATGTGCTACTCAAAATGAAGGCAAAGTATGCAGATTGTCAGATCAACGACATTGATGGAGTTCGCATTGATATCGATAATCGTTGGGTACACCTGCGTAAGTCGAATACAGAACCAATTATTCGTATTTACTCAGAGGCTCCTACTGTAGCTGAAGCAGATGCTTTTGCCGGTCAAATTATTGGCGACATCCGTAGCATTTGCAATCTGTAA